The window TTAAAACTTTGCACGTATAGCTATCCTGTCAAGTTCAAACCTTGTGTTGTAAATTCGGCAAACGGCTCCATTATATGGATTAACTACTGCCAACATCGATAGTATACATCAACTTTCCCTCCGCAATGTTCTGAGTGTTTGGTCAATCCTACGTATCTTTGTCCCATAGATTCACTATAATTGTTTATACAATCATTCTCTCACTAAACCAATCAATACTATGGGTGCAGGCGGAACTTCTGGCGGCACAGAGCGCTTCTTACTAGGCTTGGCTATGTTTGTCGTAGGTGGCTACTTGATGCTCAATGCGATTCACGTCAATTGGTACAATTCTTTTTACATCGGCGGTATGCGGATGAATACCGGGTTTCTGATGATTCCTTTCATATTTGGCATTGGGCTGACTTTTTTCAACTACCGTAACATCTGGGGCTGGGTCTTGATGTTTGGCTCCTTGGGGTTGCTGGTTGTGGGGGTTATCTCTAGTGTCAATTTTAGTATACGACATATGACTTCCTTTGAGCTGATAGGCATTCTTGTCTTGCTTTTTGGCGGATTAGGATTGTTTTTAAGCTCATTTAGAGGCTCTTAATCATCGCCCCAAACCCTTTGGGGCTGTCTTTTTGTTATCTATTGGTAATGTATGGCCACTGCCCTACAGCTTTTGTACACACTGGTGGGCTTCTAGCCTTTTGCTCAGGAGCGCGCCAGTCTAACAGAACAACAAACTATGAGTGAAGCTACCAAAAATCAACGCGTAAAGCCTGATTGGCTCAAGATACAGCTGCCTACCGAGCGCACATATTTTGATGTCAAAGACACGGTCAAAACCCATAAACTACACACTATCTGCGAAAGCGGCAAGTGCCCCAATGTAGGGGAGTGTTGGAGCCGAGGAACGGCTACTTTTATGATTTTGGGCGATATCTGTACCCGCGCCTGCCGCTTTTGTGCTGTCAAAACTGGCCGACCCGAAGCCGTAGACTGGGACGAGCCCGCCCGCGTGGCCGAGTCGGTGTTCTTGATGAAGCTCAAACACTGCGTGGTTACGTCGGTAGACCGCGACGACCTCGCCGATGGTGGTGCCGCTGTTTGGGCTGCCACTATCAAGGCCATCAAAGCACAAAACCCCCAGACTACCATCGAGGTGCTCATCCCTGACTTCAAAGGCAAGGCCGAACTTATTCATCAAGTAACCGCCGAGAAGCCGGAGGTTATCTCGCACAATATGGAGACTGTACGCCGCCTGACACGCCAAGTACGCCGCAACTCTGACTATGACCGCAGTCTATCTGTCTTGAAGCACGTCAGCGAAGCCGGTATCCGCCCCAAATCGGGTATTATGGTCGGTATTGGCGAAACACAGGCTGAAGTGCTCGAAACAATGGATGACCTACGCGCCGTAGGCTGCGAAGTCCTCACTATCGGCCAATACCTACAGCCTACCAAAGAACACCTAGAAGTGTCTGAGTTTGTCAGTCCCGAGGTATTTGCTTTTTATAAAGCACAAGGCCTAGCTAAGGGCTTCCGACACGTAGAAAGCGGCCCTATGGTACGCAGCTCTTATTATGCCGAAAAGCACGTGTTGTAGTTTCGGAGAAAATCAACCAAAGAAAAAGGCTTCGTTCTTCTATCAAGAGCGA of the Eisenibacter elegans DSM 3317 genome contains:
- the lipA gene encoding lipoyl synthase — its product is MSEATKNQRVKPDWLKIQLPTERTYFDVKDTVKTHKLHTICESGKCPNVGECWSRGTATFMILGDICTRACRFCAVKTGRPEAVDWDEPARVAESVFLMKLKHCVVTSVDRDDLADGGAAVWAATIKAIKAQNPQTTIEVLIPDFKGKAELIHQVTAEKPEVISHNMETVRRLTRQVRRNSDYDRSLSVLKHVSEAGIRPKSGIMVGIGETQAEVLETMDDLRAVGCEVLTIGQYLQPTKEHLEVSEFVSPEVFAFYKAQGLAKGFRHVESGPMVRSSYYAEKHVL